A portion of the Candidatus Rokuibacteriota bacterium genome contains these proteins:
- a CDS encoding DUF3185 domain-containing protein, which produces MKLPLIIIGIVLIAVGLVSLAYQGITYTSRETVLNLGPIKATADTQKTIPLPPILGGLALAGGVTSLVGAWRTR; this is translated from the coding sequence ATGAAACTTCCGCTCATCATCATCGGGATAGTGCTCATCGCGGTGGGCCTGGTGTCCCTCGCATACCAGGGCATCACGTACACGAGCCGCGAGACGGTGCTGAACCTCGGGCCCATCAAGGCCACCGCGGATACACAGAAGACGATTCCGCTGCCGCCGATTCTCGGGGGCCTCGCGCTGGCCGGGGGCGTCACGTCGCTCGTCGGCGCGTGGCGCACTCGATGA
- a CDS encoding ABC transporter substrate-binding protein, with amino-acid sequence MSAALRIRRNSPALENPTVFVGHACRLSGLVALVTALALGAPPAIAQTDMKEAQPQPAVAHLGPLELVKSSLSRVLAVVQSQSASATQAGKRRAEIRQAAVEMFDFDDMSRRILAQHWKDGSPQEQEEFVRLFTELLERAYLTSIGNSPLASITFPG; translated from the coding sequence GTGAGTGCCGCATTGCGGATCAGACGGAACTCGCCGGCATTGGAGAACCCGACGGTCTTCGTGGGGCATGCATGCCGACTCTCCGGGCTGGTGGCGCTTGTCACCGCGCTCGCGCTCGGCGCGCCTCCCGCCATTGCCCAGACCGACATGAAGGAGGCTCAGCCCCAGCCGGCTGTCGCCCATCTCGGGCCTCTCGAGCTCGTCAAATCGTCTCTCTCTCGTGTGCTGGCCGTCGTGCAGTCGCAGTCGGCCAGCGCCACCCAAGCCGGGAAGCGGCGGGCCGAGATTCGCCAGGCGGCGGTAGAGATGTTCGACTTCGACGACATGTCTCGCCGGATTCTCGCGCAGCACTGGAAGGACGGGTCCCCGCAAGAGCAGGAAGAGTTCGTTCGGCTCTTCACGGAGCTACTGGAGCGGGCCTACCTGACGTCCATCGGCAACTCCCCTCTCGCGTCGATCACCTTTCCAGGGTGA
- a CDS encoding peptidoglycan-binding domain-containing protein, with protein sequence MLRRYLLGAVGLAAAASGALFYMVATQTDGPVDSAQALASVDRRPVDSSATYVEQMKLTQETLRSFGYAPGATNGIMHFETASALRAFQREQGLTITGQANPETLAALGIEDRLYRRPR encoded by the coding sequence ATGCTTCGCCGCTACCTCCTGGGTGCCGTCGGGCTGGCGGCCGCAGCCTCAGGCGCCTTGTTCTACATGGTCGCCACCCAGACCGACGGGCCGGTGGACAGCGCGCAGGCGCTGGCGAGCGTCGATCGGCGGCCCGTGGATTCCTCTGCCACGTACGTGGAGCAGATGAAGCTCACGCAGGAGACGTTGAGAAGCTTCGGCTACGCACCGGGCGCCACCAACGGGATCATGCATTTCGAGACCGCCTCGGCGCTGCGCGCCTTCCAGCGCGAGCAAGGCCTCACAATCACGGGCCAGGCGAATCCCGAGACCCTGGCCGCGCTCGGGATCGAAGACAGGCTGTACAGACGACCGCGGTGA